A window of the Cucurbita pepo subsp. pepo cultivar mu-cu-16 chromosome LG01, ASM280686v2, whole genome shotgun sequence genome harbors these coding sequences:
- the LOC111795283 gene encoding ethylene-responsive transcription factor RAP2-7, with protein sequence MMMLNLNDSIMNRDEATTDRIVMEDSETSNSSVVNADEVCNSRDEESSVLIFDILKKESPGGVGGGPVPELVTQPLFPVAGGWGDSGSPILRTQWLNLSPTADSGGGGGQPELKTAQPKQQQVRKSRRGPRSRSSQYRGVTFYRRTGRWESHIWDCGKQVYLGGFDTAHAAARAYDRAAIKFRGVDADINFNISDYDEDMKQTKNLNKEEFVHVLRRQSSGISRGGSKLRGLSVQRYGRWETQMNQIIGNKGTEERSETTVDASNGGNGHNLDLSIGGIFNYHFSNSSQKLNIERPKNENNGYAHGMTGQQPNTPPSVFSSFYSAFVPHNQERGRETRNKESTGWRWQTARSIEGNVNEEKTKKIESHGSKSAASSGFSPSFNFGSFYAQNNTPLHTNHCLPTPYTNIS encoded by the exons atgatgaTGTTGAATCTTAACGATTCGATTATGAATCGTGACGAAGCGACGACGGATCGGATCGTAATGGAGGATTCGGAGACTTCGAATTCCTCTGTCGTTAATGCCGATGAGGTCTGCAACAGCAGAGATGAAGAGTCCTCTGTTTTAATCTTCGATATTCTCAAGAAGGAAAGTCCCGGCGGCGTCGGCGGCGGTCCAGTGCCTGAATTAGTCACCCAGCCGCTTTTCCCGGTTGCCGGTGGGTGGGGAGATTCTGGGTCTCCGATACTCAGGACCCAGTGGTTGAACCTGTCGCCGACGGCGGATTCTGGTGGCGGTGGAGGACAGCCGGAGCTGAAAACTGCGCAGCCGAAACAACAGCAGGTGAGGAAGAGCCGCCGTGGGCCGCGGTCCAGAAGCTCGCAGTACCGTGGGGTTACGTTTTACCGGCGTACTGGAAGATGGGAATCTCATATTtg GGATTGTGGGAAACAAGTTTATTTgg GCGGGTTCGACACAGCCCATGCTGCAGCAAG GGCTTATGATCGAGCGGCTATAAAATTTAGAGGAGTCGATGCAGATATAAACTTCAATATAAGTGATTACGACGAAGATATGAAACAA aCAAAGAATCTAAACAAAGAAGAGTTTGTGCATGTTCTACGTCGACAAAGTTCTGGAATTTCTCGTGGAGGATCAAAGCTAAGAGGACTATCTGTTCAAAGATATGGACGATGGGAAACTCAAATGAATCAAATTATTGGAAATAA GGGAACTGAGGAAAGGTCCGAGACAACCGTGGATGCAAGTAATGGAG GCAATGGACATAATCTTGATTTGAGCATTGGAGGAATTTTCAACTACCATTTTAGTAATTCTTCTCAAAAGCTCAACATTGAGAGACCAAAG AATGAAAACAATGGCTATGCACATGGAATGACCGGACAACAACCTAATACTCCTCCTTCTGTGTTCTCTAGTTTTTACTCTGCTTTTGTACCGCATAATCAG gaaagagggagagagacGAGAAACAAGGAGTCGACGGGTTGGAGATGGCAAACGGCGAGGTCGATAGAAGGAAACGTGAACGAAGAAAAGACTAAGAAGATAGAAAGCCATGGTTCCAAGAGTGCAGCATCATCAGGATTCTCTccctcttttaattttggttcattttatGCCCAAAACAACACACCTCTCCACACTAATCACTGCCTTCCAACGCCTTACACCAATATTTCTTGA
- the LOC111778014 gene encoding uncharacterized protein LOC111778014, with the protein MWRAIDAHLRSVRLLPNLFAYSSSSPLFSSGRSFLARSSSTFVSPVPKPHSITLSKTLVFCTTINCLSSVSCSGIGIRRFGGSSCGVVVLARCITSSVHTLEWNEPVSCSEVGEGIGEGEADEVEEDSRPSIPVRAYFISTSVDLRSLVDQNKRNFIPPSSRMTNYVVLKFGDLCNVNTLGASVSGSDFSYMVVFQYGSIVLFNIREDEVDGYLKIVEKHASGLLPEMRKDEYEVREKAALNTWMEGGLDYIMLQYLNIDGIRTIGSVLGQSIALDYYGRQVDGMVAEFTDINREMEATGKFKMKRKKLFQLVGKANSNLADVILKLGLFERSDIAWKDAKYAQIWEYLRDEFELTQRFASLDFKLKFVEHNIRFLQEILQNRKSDFLEWLIIALIGAEILLSIYDIIHRSAANL; encoded by the exons ATGTGGCGCGCCATTGACGCCCATCTGAGGTCCGTACGCCTCCTTCCGAATCTCTTTGCTTATTCTTCGTCATCGCCTCTGTTCTCCTCTGGCCGTTCGTTTTTAGCTCGATCGAGTTCGACCTTCGTCTCGCCTGTACCGAAGCCTCACTCGATTACCCTCTCCAAAACCCTAGTGTTTTGTACTACCATTAACTGTTTATCGAGTGTTTCTTGTTCTGGCATTGGAATTCGACGCTTTGGTGGGTCGAGTTGCGGTGTGGTGGTGTTGGCAAGGTGCATTACCTCTTCGGTGCACACGTTGGAGTGGAATGAACCAGTTTCGTGTTCGgaggttggagagggaattGGCGAGGGTGAAGCAGATGAAGTCGAGGAGGATTCTAGACCGTCTATTCCTGTCAGAGCGTACTTTATCTCCACTAG tGTGGATTTGAGAAGCTTGGTGGATCAAAATAAACGTAACTTTATCCCGCCATCATCACGTATGACGAATTATGTAGTCCTTAAGTTCGGGGATCTTTGTAATGTGAAC aCCCTTGGCGCCAGCGTAAGCGGAAGTGACTTCTCTTACATGGTAGTTTTTCAGTATGGCTCCATTGTGCTGTTTAACATTCGTGAAGATGAGGTTGATGGGTATTTGAAAATTGTAGAGAAACATGCATCCGGACTGCTGCCTGAAATGAGAAAGGATG AGTATGAGGTGAGAGAGAAGGCTGCCTTAAATACATGGATGGAAGGGGGACTGGACTACATAATGCTGCAGTACTTGAATATTGATGGCATACGTACCATAGGTAGTGTTCTTGGTCAGAGCATTGCTCTTGATTACTATGGACGACAG GTTGATGGGATGGTTGCTGAATTCACTGACATCAACCGTGAAATGGAAGCAACTGGGAAGTTCaaaatgaagaggaagaaacttTTCCAGTTGGTGGGAAAGGCAAATTCAAATCTTGCTGATGTCATTCTCAAGCTTGGGCTTTTTGAGAG ATCAGACATTGCGTGGAAGGATGCAAAATATGCTCAAATATGGGAATATCTTAGAGATGAGTTTGAGTTAACACAGAGATTCGCTAGTCTGGATTTCAAATTGAAGTTCGTGGAG CATAATATTCGCTTCCTACAGGAGATTCTGCAAAACAGGAAATCAGATTTTTTGGAATGGCTGATCATTGCACTGATAGGTGCAGAAATTTTACTCTCAATTTATGACATTATTCATAGATCAGCAGCTAATCTGTAG
- the LOC111794909 gene encoding uncharacterized protein LOC111794909 isoform X2, with the protein MTSFRFLFSNGVLLQGSEVPPVATFLETHPGAYTTTRTHNNASSILFWDRHMKRLTQSVKILSNSTPQLLSESNRTTNKLVIPSPIDSIPWKPAIRTLVDDSMRKVLPVALNERNGEEELAVTVLVSVNLENLGESDGVVDVERVKEAVGVHTHVGNYVPREFGVPENGANLAVVGRGRDAAAAKYSDWVRRRKSLEKLRPPSVTELLLSNDGDQILEGCLTNFFVVCRKDNNEAKGTSLLDSASTHSFELQTAPISDGVLTGVIRQLVVEACLSIDIPFREVAPTWSSNEMWEEAFVTT; encoded by the exons atgaCAAGCTTCCGATTCTTGTTCAGCAATGGCGTCCTTTTGCAAGGCTCCGAAGTTCCTCCTGTCGCCACCTTCCTTGAAACTCATCCTG GCGCTTATACCACTACTCGGACCCATAACAATGCGTCGAGCATTCTGTTTTGGGATAGGCACATGAAAAGGCTGACTCAATCGGTAAAAATTCTATCAAATTCGACTCCTCAACTCTTGTCTGAATCGAACAGAACAACCAATAAACTGGTAATACCGTCGCCGATTGATTCTATTCCTTGGAAACCAGCAATTCGAACGCTTGTCGATGATTCAATGAGAAAAGTGTTACCGGTAGCATTAAATGAGAGAAATGGGGAAGAAGAATTGGCAGTTACAGTGCTTGTAAGTGtgaatttggaaaatttgGGTGAAAGTGACGGTGTTGTGGATGTAGAAAGAGTTAAAGAGGCTGTTGGTGTGCACACGCATGTTGGTAATTATGTTCCTCGTGAATTTGGTGTCCCGGAAAATGGTGCAAATCTGGCCGTCGTGGGTCGAGGAAGGGATGCTGCTGCGGCAAAGTACTCGGATTGGGTTAG GCGTAGGAAGTCTCTGGAAAAATTGAGGCCTCCTTCTGTGACTGAGCTTTTGTTGTCAAATGATGGTGATCAGATACTTGAAGGCTGCCTGACtaacttttttgttgtttgccGGAAG GATAATAATGAAGCTAAAGGAACAAGCCTCCTTGATTCTGCAAGTACACATTCCTTTGAACTGCAGACAGCTCCCATTAGCGACGGTGTTCTGACTGGAGTTATTCGTCAATTAGTCGTTGA AGCTTGTTTAAGCATCGACATTCCATTTCGAGAAGTTGCACCTACTTGGTCAAGTAATGAAATGTGGGAAGAAGCATTTGTTACAA CTTGA
- the LOC111794909 gene encoding uncharacterized protein LOC111794909 isoform X1, with the protein MTSFRFLFSNGVLLQGSEVPPVATFLETHPGAYTTTRTHNNASSILFWDRHMKRLTQSVKILSNSTPQLLSESNRTTNKLVIPSPIDSIPWKPAIRTLVDDSMRKVLPVALNERNGEEELAVTVLVSVNLENLGESDGVVDVERVKEAVGVHTHVGNYVPREFGVPENGANLAVVGRGRDAAAAKYSDWVRRRKSLEKLRPPSVTELLLSNDGDQILEGCLTNFFVVCRKDNNEAKGTSLLDSASTHSFELQTAPISDGVLTGVIRQLVVEACLSIDIPFREVAPTWSSNEMWEEAFVTNSLRVMEHVNTICMPNIWDLLESKTWREISWNKKSFKDAPGIITSTIQKEIMKKVVEEAFPIGYYV; encoded by the exons atgaCAAGCTTCCGATTCTTGTTCAGCAATGGCGTCCTTTTGCAAGGCTCCGAAGTTCCTCCTGTCGCCACCTTCCTTGAAACTCATCCTG GCGCTTATACCACTACTCGGACCCATAACAATGCGTCGAGCATTCTGTTTTGGGATAGGCACATGAAAAGGCTGACTCAATCGGTAAAAATTCTATCAAATTCGACTCCTCAACTCTTGTCTGAATCGAACAGAACAACCAATAAACTGGTAATACCGTCGCCGATTGATTCTATTCCTTGGAAACCAGCAATTCGAACGCTTGTCGATGATTCAATGAGAAAAGTGTTACCGGTAGCATTAAATGAGAGAAATGGGGAAGAAGAATTGGCAGTTACAGTGCTTGTAAGTGtgaatttggaaaatttgGGTGAAAGTGACGGTGTTGTGGATGTAGAAAGAGTTAAAGAGGCTGTTGGTGTGCACACGCATGTTGGTAATTATGTTCCTCGTGAATTTGGTGTCCCGGAAAATGGTGCAAATCTGGCCGTCGTGGGTCGAGGAAGGGATGCTGCTGCGGCAAAGTACTCGGATTGGGTTAG GCGTAGGAAGTCTCTGGAAAAATTGAGGCCTCCTTCTGTGACTGAGCTTTTGTTGTCAAATGATGGTGATCAGATACTTGAAGGCTGCCTGACtaacttttttgttgtttgccGGAAG GATAATAATGAAGCTAAAGGAACAAGCCTCCTTGATTCTGCAAGTACACATTCCTTTGAACTGCAGACAGCTCCCATTAGCGACGGTGTTCTGACTGGAGTTATTCGTCAATTAGTCGTTGA AGCTTGTTTAAGCATCGACATTCCATTTCGAGAAGTTGCACCTACTTGGTCAAGTAATGAAATGTGGGAAGAAGCATTTGTTACAA ATAGCTTGAGAGTCATGGAGCACGTGAATACTATTTGCATGCCTAACATATGGGACTTACTCGAGTCGAAAACGTGGCGTGAGATATCATGGAACAAAAAGTCGTTTAAG GATGCTCCTGGAATCATCACAAGCACAATCCAG AAAGAGATAATGAAGAAAGTTGTTGAGGAAGCATTCCCGATTGGTTACTACGTATAA
- the LOC111794949 gene encoding nuclear transcription factor Y subunit B-1-like isoform X1, whose amino-acid sequence MPDLGLHDLADMAEPPTSPPGGSHESGGEQSPITGGAREQDRFLPIANISRIMKKALPANGKIAKDAKDTVQECVSEFISFVTSEASDKCQKEKRKTINGDDLLWAMATLGFEEYIDPLKSYLTRYRELECDAKGSSRGGDESAKRDAVGAMPGQNSQQYMQSGALTYINTQGQHLIIPSMQNNE is encoded by the exons ATGCCAGACTTAGGGTTACAC GATCTTGCTGATATGGCGGAGCCTCCCACCAGTCCGCCCGGTGGCAGTCACGAGAGCGGCGGCGAGCAGAGCCCTATCACTGGTGGTGCTCGCGAACAGGACCGATTTCTTCCGATCGCTAACATTAGTCGGATCATGAAGAAGGCCTTGCCTGCTAATGGCAAGATCGCTAAAGACGCTAAGGATACTGTCCAGGAATGCGTCTCCGAGTTCATTAGCTTCGTCACTAGCGA gGCGAGTGACAAGTgccagaaggaaaagaggaaGACTATTAATGGCGATGATTTGCTTTGGGCAATGGCGACGTTGGGATTTGAGGAGTATATTGATCCGCTTAAGTCGTACCTTACTAGGTACAGAGAG TTGGAG TGTGATGCTAAAGGATCTTCTAGGGGTGGTGACGAATCTGCTAAAAGAGATGCAGTTGGGGCCATGCCTGGTCAAAATTCCCAG CAATACATGCAGTCGGGAGCGTTGACTTACATTAACACCCAA GGACAGCATTTGATCATTCCTTCAATGCAGAATAATGAATAG
- the LOC111794949 gene encoding nuclear transcription factor Y subunit B-1-like isoform X2 — MPDLGLHDLADMAEPPTSPPGGSHESGGEQSPITGGAREQDRFLPIANISRIMKKALPANGKIAKDAKDTVQECVSEFISFVTSEASDKCQKEKRKTINGDDLLWAMATLGFEEYIDPLKSYLTRYRECDAKGSSRGGDESAKRDAVGAMPGQNSQQYMQSGALTYINTQGQHLIIPSMQNNE; from the exons ATGCCAGACTTAGGGTTACAC GATCTTGCTGATATGGCGGAGCCTCCCACCAGTCCGCCCGGTGGCAGTCACGAGAGCGGCGGCGAGCAGAGCCCTATCACTGGTGGTGCTCGCGAACAGGACCGATTTCTTCCGATCGCTAACATTAGTCGGATCATGAAGAAGGCCTTGCCTGCTAATGGCAAGATCGCTAAAGACGCTAAGGATACTGTCCAGGAATGCGTCTCCGAGTTCATTAGCTTCGTCACTAGCGA gGCGAGTGACAAGTgccagaaggaaaagaggaaGACTATTAATGGCGATGATTTGCTTTGGGCAATGGCGACGTTGGGATTTGAGGAGTATATTGATCCGCTTAAGTCGTACCTTACTAGGTACAGAGAG TGTGATGCTAAAGGATCTTCTAGGGGTGGTGACGAATCTGCTAAAAGAGATGCAGTTGGGGCCATGCCTGGTCAAAATTCCCAG CAATACATGCAGTCGGGAGCGTTGACTTACATTAACACCCAA GGACAGCATTTGATCATTCCTTCAATGCAGAATAATGAATAG
- the LOC111794949 gene encoding nuclear transcription factor Y subunit B-1-like isoform X3, with amino-acid sequence MAEPPTSPPGGSHESGGEQSPITGGAREQDRFLPIANISRIMKKALPANGKIAKDAKDTVQECVSEFISFVTSEASDKCQKEKRKTINGDDLLWAMATLGFEEYIDPLKSYLTRYRELECDAKGSSRGGDESAKRDAVGAMPGQNSQQYMQSGALTYINTQGQHLIIPSMQNNE; translated from the exons ATGGCGGAGCCTCCCACCAGTCCGCCCGGTGGCAGTCACGAGAGCGGCGGCGAGCAGAGCCCTATCACTGGTGGTGCTCGCGAACAGGACCGATTTCTTCCGATCGCTAACATTAGTCGGATCATGAAGAAGGCCTTGCCTGCTAATGGCAAGATCGCTAAAGACGCTAAGGATACTGTCCAGGAATGCGTCTCCGAGTTCATTAGCTTCGTCACTAGCGA gGCGAGTGACAAGTgccagaaggaaaagaggaaGACTATTAATGGCGATGATTTGCTTTGGGCAATGGCGACGTTGGGATTTGAGGAGTATATTGATCCGCTTAAGTCGTACCTTACTAGGTACAGAGAG TTGGAG TGTGATGCTAAAGGATCTTCTAGGGGTGGTGACGAATCTGCTAAAAGAGATGCAGTTGGGGCCATGCCTGGTCAAAATTCCCAG CAATACATGCAGTCGGGAGCGTTGACTTACATTAACACCCAA GGACAGCATTTGATCATTCCTTCAATGCAGAATAATGAATAG